Below is a genomic region from Macaca fascicularis isolate 582-1 chromosome 18, T2T-MFA8v1.1.
gtgaagccctgtctctactaaaatacaaaaattagctggggcgtgttggcaggcacctataatctcagctacccagctactcaggagactgaggcaagagaatcacttgaacccaggaggcagaggctgcagtaagactagattgcaccactgcactccaacctaggcaacagagtgagactccatctcaaaaaaagaaaaaatcgcTATTAGGATACTTCAGCTACTTGTGTCGAAATCTTCATGATTCATAAAAACACTTGGccaaccaggcgcagtggcacatgcctgtaatcccagcactttgggaggctgaggctggaagatcccctgaggtcaggagttcaagaccagcctgaccaacatggcgaaaccccgtctctaccaaaaatacaaaaggtagctgggcgtggtggtgggcacctgtaagcccagctactcgggaggctgaggcaggagaattgcttgaacccgggaggcagaggttgcagtgagccaagatcataccattgcactccagcctgagagacaagcaagactccatctaaaaaacaaaaaacaaaacaaaacaaaacaaaacgcttGACCTACAGTGTCTTTCCTAATCAGCATTTATATCCCAAAGCCCTTCTTCACTCTTCAGGAGTCCATTTCTATACACACCAACTGAAGCCAATACTTAGGAGCCAATATTCTTAGGAATGTTCTGCCAATTATGCCAGTGGATTTGGATCTGGATTTAAGATGAGCAAATAAgtgtttaaaaatcagattttaaaagcCAGCCATGTTTGGGGGAGAGAGCAGTAATTACTCATTCTAGAACAGAAGGCTTCATTTTATGAAAGCATTTACCTGAAGATATCTTAAGAAatttacatatgcaaatatatattttcaaaaaacgagattaccttttttttttctttagaaacatccacactgatatggtttggatttgtgtccccgtCCAAATCTCACGTCAAATTTTAATCCCCCAtgttggaggagaggcctggtggTGATTGGATGATGGGGGCAGATTCCCCCttgctggtctcatgatagtgagttctcaacaaacctggttgtttaaaaatgtgtcacctcccccttctctctcttcctcctgctctagccatgtaagacatgcctgcttcctctccaccttctgccatgattataagcttcctgaggcctcccagacatgcttcctgtacagcctgcgaacctatgagtcaattaaacctcttttctttataaattacccagtctcaggtagttctttatagcaatgctagaacagactaatacattcaCCACACTAATAATTATGGCTATTCTCTGTGTATGGGAATTGTTTCAGTATTGTCTTTTCTTCTTACAATAAGTACacattacttttattataatggaaaaaatattctaaagttcCTCTAGCGcaaattttaaatacttgaaTTCTAAAGCTAGGATTCACCTTCTGTTTGAATGAAAATGCCTCATGTATGCCTTTTCAGTAAGCATCTACTGAGCATCTATGGAGTGCCTGGTGGTGTACTAAGAGAACCCCAAAgaaaaattccttttcctggagAATCTAAACCCTATCAGCATGGTTCACAGGCATCTTTACAATAAATAGCCAATACATGATAGAccttcaataaatacttgtttaatGAATATATGCATGTACCATCATaggatttatttttcaaactcttGTTTCATAGGGGATTAGCTACATTCAGTTCACTTATCACACACACATCATACTTCATCACTTCTAAGATGCAGATTGTCCACATTTCAACTCTAAAATCAGAATGAAGCTTACTgtcaatgtgatttttttaaagtattatatcAGACAATTTGCagcattttctctttcataatggtaaatgatatggtttggctgtgtccccacccaaatctcatcttgaattgtaactcccataattcccatgtgttgtgggaggaaccagatgggaggtgattggattatggcagtgggtcttttctgtgctgttctggtgatagtgaaacagtctcacaagatctgatggttttaaaaatgggagtttccctgcacaagctctctctccttgcctgccaccatccatgtaagaagtgacctgctcctccttgccttccacaatgattgtgaggcctccccagccatgtggagctgtaagtccattaaacctctttttcttcccagtcttgagtatgcctttatcagcagtgtgaaaacagactaatatagtaaataaaataacaatatgtCTTATCTTGACAGCATCTTAGATGGAATGAAATacaatatatattctattttataaatactttagAAAATACATGTGAATTGTTGGGCATGCACCCCCCTGAGGTTCAACTGGGAAATGTTTTCATAGGACCACTCCATTCCATGAACGTTCAAGCCCCCAGTGATCACTTGAAATCCACAACTagtaatttatataaatgttaaaatcaaCAGCACACAAGTAGCAAGTTTATAAAAATGTGTGCATTTATGAGAGTTTACTTctcaaatttttcaaattattattgaACGTTAAACACATATTTCTCATATTGAACTTTAATAAGGCATAAGGGTATATAAACATTATGTACATTTCTAAGCACTCATGTACTTAAAagacttttgtattttaatgtttgaAGTTAATCAAAGGTTTAAAGTTTctaagaaacatgaaaatgacTAAACGGTGTAAGAACTGcaaagttataaaagaaaaaccattaaaaTCTTATTGGAGAGATGAAATTAActatgagaaaaatgaaattttgtgaCAAAGACAGGCAGAGAACATTACAAGAAAGAGaacaatttaaaatctttttagtggggtgtggtggcaagtgcctatggtcctagctactccagaggctgaagtaggaagattgctggagcccaggcagtcaaggctgcagtgagctgagagcatgccactgcactcctgcatgggcaatagagcaagaccccatctcaaaagaaaatttttaaaaaggacaaaacatCACCAAACTAATAAAATGTGAATCATCTGTAAAGTATAATCTATACTAACTACATAATAAAGGAATATCTCTGAGCAGTGCAATGTAAAATATTGGGCACAtgcattaaaaacattaaataaatacaacaacattttaaaataataattgacaTCCAGGCAATAATTATTGTGGTGGCTTGTGCCcataatccaggcactttgggaggccaaggcgggagggttgtttcagcccaggagtttgagaccaggctgaccaacatggcaagaccctgtcttatcaaaataaaaaaaaaattccagcttggccaacatggcaaaacctcatctctactaaaaataccaaaattagccaggcatggtggcatgcacctgtaatcccagctactcaggtggcttaggcacaagaattgcttgaacctgggaggcagagattgcagtgacccctgatcatgctactgcactccagcctgggtgacagagcaagagtctgtctcaaaaaaactttaaaaaaaatttgttttaataattattgacatccaacctgggcaacacagtgagacttcatctctacaaaaataattttttaattatccaggtgtggtggcgagtacCTGTAGTCCTACATACTTGGGAagacgaggcaggaggattgcttgagccgagaagttcaaggccacagtgagctatgattgcattgctacactccagcctgggagacaaagcaagatgCTGTATGCTGTTTTAAacaaatagttttgttttgttttttttttagacaaagtcttgctctgtcgccaggctggcaacctctgcctcccagattcagcgattcccctgcctcagcctcccgagtagctgggactacaggcatgcagcaccacacccacccaattttttgtagtttagtagagatggtgtttcactatgttggccaggatggtctagatctcctgacctcatgatccacctgtcttggcctcccaaagtgctgggattataggcgtgagccaccatgaccagtcaacaaataaaatttttaaaaaataataattattgacaTCTACTAGTTCAGTGACTGTACACGAGGTCTATCTAGTTAAATCATATAGTCCCTTCAGCATCTCTTAGCCTTCCTCTTCCATATTTTCTCACAAAAGGAAGCTGATGTGGAAGCTGGAAGAAGAGAACAGGAAGAAATGGGACAAGCCATACTTTCAGCCATTGGTGACAATTGCCTATCCCTTGCCTTCTGATCCTGTGACCACCAGGGCCTCCAAAATAACTTCACTGAGGACCTTTGAGAGCTGCCATCATCAACTCTTTCCTCTCCCACACTACGCTTTCTTCCTTACTGGGATTAGGAATATAAAATCTGGGCACACACAGGAGCTCACCTGGGCACATCCCCGTTCCCTGCTCTTGCCAACTCAAACCCTACCTCACCCACCCACTGATCAGAACAGAGTTGGGCAGTACCAGCCAGGAGGTTCTTTTTCCTATTGCAATGCTTTAGGGAATGATTTTCAAACTGGATAAGTTTCtgttactataaaataaaaaagagaaattcactTGAGATTGTATTATACATGGAACATAGAAAACAAAACTGGATTTTTGTAATCAGCATGATATAAAGATCTAAAAGACAAGGAAGAGGTGAAGATTAAGAAGAATATAGTACTATTATGACTACaagtttacaaaaatattatCAAGTCATAATTATACTGCTATTATTCACTGGAGTAATTTTCCATTGACTTCAAAGTGCAGATCTGTTGGTAGAATGAAAAGGGCAAGATAAAGGGCAGACCTAATCCATTTAGGTGAGATTGAGACTAAAATTTACAGAAGTGAGAAAATTGTCTTTAAGAAGATACTGACCGACTGTGTGGTGATGGTAGAGGTTGcttttttatacaaaatattttcaagaaagcCTTTTGAAAGCGCTTGTGACACAATGGATACAAAAGAGGATTGACAAAGGAATTGAACCACTGAAGCCAAAATGCAATTCTGTACCAAACGGATTTAGAACCTGTCTCTGAGGagtaaaatgaaagaacaatTGTGAACAGAGAATACGGAGCCCAGCAAACAGCAAAGACTCCTAAGAGAATGGCCAGTGACTTGGCTAATCTCCTGGCTCTAAGCAGTTCAGCATGCTCCCTTTGGTGAAGACCTACAGAATCTGATTGGGAGAAGGAACCCATTTTGGAAGCAATTCTATTGCTATTCATCTTGGTTCTTAAGGAATACATGAGACTGCtctttctcctctgtctctctgaaTGAAGGGACACAGGCATTTCTGTCGATGCAGAAAGAGATCCCCTTGAAGATAGTCCACATCTGAATGACTGTCCACAGCTGTTGGAAGAGACAGCAGTCGGTCCAGGATGGCTTTGGCACCTACTGAGATGATCACGCTTCCACAGGCTCCAATAAATATTCATGTTGAAATAAGCAACTAAGATGACTGGGATCAGGAACTCCAAGAATGATGTGATGGCAACGATGTACCATTCCGAAAAAAATCCAGGTTCACATTCACTACCTTCATCCTTCCAAGTCTCTGAAACTAGAATCATTGGCCCATTCACTAAGAAGGCCAGCACCCAAACGGCCACCATCAGAGTGACAATCTTCAAGATCCCAGTATGTTGAGTTCTATAAGACACCTAGAAGAGAccaaacaaattattttcaatataatgAATGTATATGGGATGCATAAAGTATCTGACAAGTCCTTAGAAATTTCAGGGATGTGCAAAGGATGGAAACTTTAACTAACCTGGGTATCATGATGTGGACCAGGACAGAGGGTTTGACTTCAGAGGAGCCTGGGCCAAGATGCAGACTTTCTTAATGGGTTTCAAGGGGAGAAGACTAGACTGTAACCTTCAAGGTTAAATCCCTGATGCTATAGCAAATGTCAAAGCCAATGTGTAAAATAAGAAAGCAGGTTTTCCTAATTGACACTAATCTGAATGTCAAACAACTGAAGTTGGGTGCACCTTACCACAGTATTGCTCAATCTGCAGGCTGAGCATGACCAGatctttttaatgaaatagaatagtTGATATCAGAATGCATCACATATAGTGAGGGTAGGTGTTCTTTAATGATGTTTCATCAAATAAAGCAATATGTCTTTGGGAATAGAGATACATATATTTCAAGAGAAATGCAGTTCCTCTGAGTCACAGCACCAAATGCATTTCTCACTGTAGTCACAgtcaaaaaagtttgaaagcccTTGCCTTATCTGATTCCAATACATAGAAAGAATCTACTCTGTGGTTTTTGCTGAGACTTCAAGGTAgaatcagaaagagaaaggacTCTCATCACTACCGAGAAGATTAAGCACagacacaaagattttttttttttagtttttattttattttatttttttgagacagagtctcactcttgtcgcccaggcaggagtgcaatggcacgatctcggctcactgcaaccaccacttcccaagttcaagcaattctcctgcctcagccccttgaatagctggggttacaggtgcctactagcacacccagctaatttttgtatttttagtagagatagggtttcaccatgttgaccaggctggtctcaaactcctgacctccactgatctgcccacctcagcctcccaaagtgctgggattacaggtttgagctaccgcacccagcccaaaaaagaattttaaacctgCTGCAGATAAATACTGCATTGCTATTAAGCATTACCAAGTCACTTCTTggtgttcgtttgtttgtttgtgacagggtctcgttctgttgcccaggctgcagtgcggtggcacaatcacagctcactgcagccttgactgcctaggctcaagtgatcctcctgcttcagcctcccaagtggctaggaccacagatgtacaccaccacacccagttaaatttttgtgttatttgtagagataatgcctcactatgttgtccatgctggtctcgaactcctagattcaagtgatcctcctgtcttaacCTCTCGAAGTTTTGTAATTATAAACTTGAGCCCACCTAGCCCACGCGCGTCACTTCTTTGTGCAAGCATTTCCGCCTGACAAATACAATGTCAAGGCTGTGATGACCAGTCACTTTGAGAGACACAACTGTGACTAGTGCCACCATCTTTTTTAAGGATGAAGAATATTCTAACTCCCCTTGGTCACAAGGACAGGCTTCTATAAAGGAAAATGAGATTCTATGAGTGAGGACTGCCCTCCTACCACAGGACCCGCAATCCTTATGTCAATCCTGAAATCTTTAATAATGTCTTCTCAATCTAAAGACCCCTAAGATCAATCACTCTATATGAGGGATAAGGAACTCTTTAAGACGACCTGGAACAGacaacctctctgaacctcatttAAATCAGTATGGTTTCgacccggtgcagtggctcacgcctataatcccagcactttgggcggatcacgaggtcaggagatcgagaccatcctggccaacatggtgaaaccccgtctccactaaaaatacaaaaattagccaggcatggtggcttgcacctgtagtcccagctctcaggaggctgaggcacaagaatagcttgaaccagggaggcggaagttgcagtgagctgagatggaggcactgcactccagtctcgtgacagagcgagactctgtctcaaaaaaaaaaaaaaaaaaaaatcagtaaggttTCAAGGTTCCTTTCAGCTCTCCTGTTCCATGTTTCTCTGATTTCCTCActcacaggcaaaaaaaaaatggatccaTGAAATTGGAACATGCTTCCTTTTTCTACCTCTTGTGTcatattttttctgaaaattttaagtCTCGTTCTACAGTGGTTTCTTAGGTTTTAAAGGGGTGCAGCATTGCCCAGCACTCTTTCCTTAATGGATCGTATATGCTGAGAAGACCTCTATTGGCTGgaggtaccaaaaaaaaaaaaaaagctagttaataatttaaaaataaaaacactaagttttttttgttttgttttttgtttactgTAGGGAGGTGGatttgttgtg
It encodes:
- the HRH4 gene encoding histamine H4 receptor, with amino-acid sequence MPDTNSTINLSLSTRITLAFFMSLLAFAIMLGNAVVILAFVVDKNLRHRSSYFFLNLAISDFFVGVISIPLYIPHMLFEWDFGKEICVFWLTTDYLLCTASVYNIVLISYDRYLSVSNAVSYRTQHTGILKIVTLMVAVWVLAFLVNGPMILVSETWKDEGSECEPGFFSEWYIVAITSFLEFLIPVILVAYFNMNIYWSLWKRDHLSRCQSHPGPTAVSSNSCGQSFRCGLSSRGSLSASTEMPVSLHSERQRRKSSLMYSLRTKMNSNRIASKMGSFSQSDSVGLHQREHAELLRARRLAKSLAILLGVFAVCWAPYSLFTIVLSFYSSETGSKSVWYRIAFWLQWFNSFVNPLLYPLCHKRFQKAFLKIFCIKKQPLPSPHSRSVSS